Below is a genomic region from Brassica rapa cultivar Chiifu-401-42 chromosome A08, CAAS_Brap_v3.01, whole genome shotgun sequence.
TGTTTCTCTCATTCCAAAGCTACATAGTTGCTTGGGGATTCTCTGTGCTTTAGGTGGTGGTGGGAGGGAGATCATCCCAGGCAAGCACGATTGGGGTAATATTCCACTTATAGAAAGTATTGATCGTTTGTGAGAGCTGGATAGTTTTCGAGTAGTTAGTTACTTTTAATGTTTCAGCTAAATAACTCTTCAGTATATGCTCTTGTATCAGTGTGTATCTTTGATCTGAAACTTGCTTTTAAAAGTCCTTTTCTTTGAGCAACATTAACTTTATTAAACTAGGAAACTTACTTACAtagctttcaaaaaaattcaaccaCCAAAAACGTGTATGTATAATTTACATTCATGAGAAAACTAACAAGTTGTTAGTAACATCACACCTTAATTTAGTAATCGAGTGTTTCAGTCTTTAATGTGATAGTCTTATAAACTCTCCTGATTTAAGTAAAAGTTGACGTTTTTAACAGGTTAGAAGGAGATAGCAGTGTGAATGATATTGGATTTTTGAGAAGGTTAGCTGAAAGAGACTGTAAGGTTTTGAGCCTTGCTGGTTTCCTTTGTGTACAGATACGCGAAGCTAGGAATCAAACACTGGGTGATTGCCTCAAGAAGGAGTTTAGGATCACCGTTAATATCATGAGGAGCACCATATCCATTGACGCGTTTGAGGTAAAGAACCACACGTTTTTGGTTTTGCTTTGTCAAGAATACAGCATGTATGCTTTTATGTCTGATTGTGTAATAACACGCAGGGTGTAAGAGCTCTGACCATAGCCAAAGACAACTGTCCCAGGGTATGTTTACTCtctagaaaaaaagaagaagagagtttcTACGTAGAAGTGAGATGGCAATAATATAACATACTAAGCAGACTTATATGGTTGGGTTTGGTGCAGTGGAATCCAGCGACGTTGGATGAGGTAGATGACGAGAAAATCAAGTTGGTGTTTAAGCCCTTGGAGGATGATCTTGAGCTACGTATCCCTGAAACCGAAGAGAACAGGTTTGTAAGGGTTAATCAACTTTTTTGCATTGAAATTTTCCTAAGAAACAATCCGGTTTAGTATGTGTGTTTGATATTGTTGGCCATTTGATGACAATGATAGGTGGGAAGGCAAAGCCGAGACTTCAGGTTTTGCATCAGTACGAggataaaaagaaaaagtagaGAAGAGAACAGAGGATCCTGTGTGTTGTGTTTATTTTAACTGCCAAGATGTTATGCTATATTATTACCTAATGTGTTGTTGCTACATGTTCAAACACTCTATGCAGTGATGTTTTAATAAAGGGTTGTTATGTCTGAATTGATTTCTGTTTTCTTGGTTGTTGTTAGTGTCTAAAATACATATAATCATCCTAAAGACTAAAAGCCCGAATGTCTAAACCCCAAACGTCATCTAAACCTGAAAATGGGTTACTtccataaacaaaatttaattatcATAATGCAAGTTTTCAAACAAAACTTATTTCTTGTTACAGTTGAATTGAGCATTTGGATTCAGTAAGAATCTCTGATATTTTCtatgattattagttttgttacgATGTGAATTCATCGAGCTAAGTAAGAATCTCTGATGGTTACATGCACCAAGGAAGATAGTTCAATTTCATGAGCGTTAATAGCAAACGG
It encodes:
- the LOC108869409 gene encoding 3-hydroxyisobutyryl-CoA hydrolase-like protein 1, mitochondrial, whose translation is MELLGDSLCFRWWWEGDHPRQARLGLEGDSSVNDIGFLRRLAERDCKVLSLAGFLCVQIREARNQTLGDCLKKEFRITVNIMRSTISIDAFEGVRALTIAKDNCPRWNPATLDEVDDEKIKLVFKPLEDDLELRIPETEENRFVRVGRQSRDFRFCISTRIKRKSREENRGSCVLCLF